The proteins below are encoded in one region of Limnohabitans sp. 63ED37-2:
- a CDS encoding 16S rRNA pseudouridine(516) synthase, which yields MRLEDILFSQGFGTRRVCAGLVQQGHVQVQGQTVTDAGEFFDLEDLQFTVQGTAWPYLDKAYVLLHKPAGTECSQKPSTWPSIYTLLPAPLRQRPQKAAVQGVQAVGRLDQDTTGLLLLTDDGQFIHKMSSPKHHVPKVYEVTTKHPITPDMVDKLLAGVVLDDDPQPVKAAACEAVSELHLKLTLTEGKYHQVKRMVAAVGNRVEALHRSQIGGLVLGDLAPGQWRFLTLSDLAVLKP from the coding sequence ATGCGCCTGGAAGACATTTTGTTCAGCCAGGGCTTTGGAACCCGCCGCGTGTGTGCAGGCCTGGTCCAGCAAGGCCACGTTCAAGTGCAAGGCCAAACCGTCACCGATGCGGGTGAATTCTTTGACCTGGAGGACCTGCAGTTCACCGTGCAAGGCACGGCTTGGCCCTACCTGGACAAAGCCTATGTGCTGCTGCACAAGCCTGCAGGCACCGAGTGTTCGCAAAAACCCTCCACCTGGCCGAGCATCTACACCTTGCTGCCCGCGCCTTTGCGCCAGCGCCCGCAAAAAGCGGCGGTGCAGGGCGTTCAGGCCGTGGGTCGGCTCGACCAAGACACCACCGGTTTGCTGCTGCTCACCGACGACGGCCAGTTCATCCACAAGATGAGCTCGCCCAAGCACCATGTGCCCAAGGTTTATGAGGTCACCACCAAGCACCCGATCACGCCCGACATGGTGGACAAACTGCTGGCCGGTGTGGTGCTGGACGACGACCCCCAGCCCGTCAAAGCCGCCGCCTGCGAGGCCGTGAGCGAGTTGCACCTGAAACTCACCCTGACCGAAGGCAAATACCACCAGGTCAAGCGCATGGTGGCGGCCGTGGGCAACCGGGTCGAGGCCTTGCACCGCTCTCAAATCGGTGGTCTGGTGTTGGGCGATCTGGCCCCTGGTCAATGGCGCTTTTTGACGCTCTCGGATTTGGCGGTGCTCAAGCCCTGA
- a CDS encoding YVTN family beta-propeller repeat protein, translating to MLCVFWACLAGPVLAKQPAPVFVLNSLDGNVSVIDPVTWTEKKRIPTGKEPHHLYLTPDEKSLIVANAMSDSLTFIDPRTAQVQRTVTGILDPYHLRFSPDMKWFVTAANRLNHVDIYRWDGQNAHLSKRIATGKTPSHLWIDSRSQTVWATMQDSNEIVSIDLNTQTLTTRTPVGAVPADVYGTPDDKYLMVGLTGGDGVEVYDISGPKPRLFKTIPTGKGAHAFRALGDKRHVFVSNRVANSISQIDFIDWKVVAQLPGPSGPDCMDITADGQLILVASRWSRKLSVIDIASRKLIRQVPVGKSPHGVWTLDHAPRN from the coding sequence TTGCTTTGTGTTTTTTGGGCCTGTCTTGCAGGCCCTGTGCTGGCCAAGCAGCCGGCCCCTGTGTTTGTTCTCAACTCGCTCGACGGCAACGTGAGTGTGATCGATCCCGTGACATGGACGGAGAAAAAGCGCATTCCAACCGGCAAAGAGCCGCACCATCTTTATTTGACCCCGGATGAGAAATCGCTGATCGTGGCCAACGCCATGAGCGATTCCCTCACCTTCATTGACCCGCGCACCGCCCAAGTGCAGCGCACGGTCACCGGCATTTTGGACCCCTACCACCTGCGTTTTTCGCCCGACATGAAGTGGTTTGTCACGGCCGCCAACCGCTTGAACCATGTGGACATTTACCGCTGGGATGGCCAAAACGCGCATTTATCCAAACGCATTGCCACAGGCAAAACTCCCAGCCACCTGTGGATCGACAGCCGTAGCCAAACGGTTTGGGCCACGATGCAAGACAGCAACGAGATCGTCTCGATCGACCTGAACACCCAAACCTTGACCACACGCACCCCGGTGGGTGCGGTGCCCGCCGATGTGTATGGCACACCCGATGACAAATACCTGATGGTGGGCCTGACCGGTGGTGATGGGGTGGAGGTCTACGACATCAGCGGCCCCAAACCCCGCTTGTTCAAGACCATCCCAACGGGCAAAGGGGCACACGCTTTTCGGGCCCTCGGTGACAAGCGCCATGTGTTTGTGAGCAACCGCGTGGCCAACAGCATCAGCCAGATCGATTTCATTGACTGGAAAGTGGTGGCGCAATTGCCCGGCCCCTCGGGCCCGGACTGCATGGACATCACGGCAGATGGCCAACTGATTTTGGTGGCCTCGCGTTGGTCACGCAAATTGAGCGTGATCGACATCGCTTCGCGGAAGTTGATCCGCCAAGTGCCGGTGGGCAAGTCGCCGCACGGGGTCTGGACTTTGGACCATGCGCCGCGCAACTGA
- a CDS encoding SDR family NAD(P)-dependent oxidoreductase, with protein MTTHLYILTGASRGMGLAMAEQLLQPGNTLLCISRHANADLALSAQKAAVPLSQWTHDLADGEGASERLRDWLLAQNPADFVSVSLINNAGVIPPIKPLRQSQAADLAMALRVGLEAPMALSAAFVGATQAWPMPRKVLNISSGLGRFPMASQAGYCAAKAGMDHFTRCLALDEAPLPNGARVCSLAPGVIDTDMQVQLRGAAGEAFPDQAKFLQLKAQGQLSSPAQAAEQVLRFLARPDFGREPVADVRG; from the coding sequence ATGACCACACACCTCTACATCCTGACCGGCGCTTCGCGTGGCATGGGACTGGCCATGGCCGAGCAGCTGCTGCAGCCAGGCAACACCTTGCTGTGCATCTCGCGCCACGCCAACGCTGACCTGGCTCTCTCCGCCCAAAAGGCGGCTGTGCCGCTTTCGCAATGGACCCACGACCTGGCTGACGGTGAAGGCGCCAGCGAGCGGCTGCGCGACTGGCTGCTGGCACAGAACCCGGCTGATTTCGTCAGTGTCAGCCTGATCAACAACGCGGGCGTCATCCCGCCCATTAAGCCGCTGCGACAGTCCCAAGCCGCCGATCTGGCGATGGCCCTGCGTGTGGGCCTGGAAGCGCCGATGGCGCTGAGCGCGGCGTTTGTGGGGGCCACACAGGCCTGGCCCATGCCCCGCAAAGTGCTCAACATTTCTTCGGGCCTGGGCCGCTTTCCCATGGCCTCACAAGCGGGCTACTGCGCGGCCAAAGCGGGCATGGACCACTTCACTCGCTGCTTGGCGCTGGACGAAGCCCCACTGCCCAACGGCGCCCGCGTGTGCTCACTCGCCCCCGGCGTGATCGACACCGACATGCAGGTGCAGCTGCGCGGTGCGGCGGGCGAGGCGTTTCCGGACCAAGCGAAGTTTTTGCAACTCAAAGCGCAAGGCCAGCTCAGCTCGCCCGCACAGGCGGCCGAGCAAGTTTTGCGCTTTTTGGCCCGGCCCGATTTCGGGCGCGAGCCCGTGGCCGACGTGCGGGGCTGA
- a CDS encoding tRNA dihydrouridine synthase yields the protein MHIMLAPMEGLLDHTLRDVLTRVGGVHECVSEFIRVTNTVLPRRAFIRVAPELLNQSRTPAGVPVKVQLLGSDPVCLADNAAALAELQPHGIDLNFGCPAKTVNQHRGGAVLLDEPELVGQIVATVRRAVPAHIPVSAKMRLGYNDDSRAEECALAIEAAGASELVVHARTKAHGYRPPAYWDRIADLRQHVRLPIVANGEIWTVGDALRCREVTGCDRLMIGRGMVTDPGLALAIAHQLATGQARAPGQGVAWSRLVALMQVFWLGVSARVATRHRAGRLKQWLNYMRRVYPEAQQAFDELRLVHDAGHIERWLAQHTASAPELAHAI from the coding sequence ATGCACATCATGCTGGCCCCCATGGAGGGGCTGCTCGACCACACCTTGCGCGATGTCCTCACGCGCGTGGGCGGTGTGCACGAGTGTGTGTCCGAATTCATCCGTGTGACCAACACGGTCTTGCCGCGCCGCGCCTTCATTCGGGTGGCCCCCGAGTTGCTCAACCAAAGCCGCACACCAGCGGGCGTGCCGGTCAAGGTGCAGCTGCTGGGTTCGGACCCGGTGTGCCTGGCCGACAACGCGGCGGCGCTGGCCGAGTTGCAGCCGCACGGCATTGATCTGAACTTTGGTTGCCCGGCCAAAACCGTGAACCAGCACCGCGGCGGCGCCGTGCTGCTGGACGAGCCCGAGTTGGTGGGGCAAATCGTGGCGACGGTGCGCCGCGCGGTGCCCGCGCACATCCCGGTTTCGGCCAAGATGCGTTTGGGCTACAACGACGACAGCCGCGCCGAGGAATGCGCCTTGGCCATCGAGGCGGCCGGGGCCAGCGAGTTGGTGGTGCATGCCCGCACCAAGGCGCACGGTTACCGCCCACCCGCTTATTGGGACCGCATTGCCGACTTGCGCCAGCATGTGCGTTTGCCCATTGTGGCCAATGGCGAAATTTGGACGGTGGGTGATGCCCTGCGCTGCCGCGAGGTGACGGGCTGCGACCGCCTCATGATCGGGCGCGGCATGGTCACCGACCCGGGGCTGGCGCTGGCCATTGCGCACCAGTTGGCCACAGGGCAAGCACGGGCACCGGGTCAGGGGGTGGCCTGGTCCCGCTTAGTGGCTTTGATGCAGGTGTTCTGGCTGGGTGTGAGTGCCCGCGTGGCCACGCGGCACCGGGCGGGGCGTCTCAAGCAGTGGCTGAACTACATGCGCCGTGTTTACCCCGAGGCGCAACAGGCTTTTGACGAGTTGCGCCTGGTGCACGACGCGGGCCACATCGAGCGCTGGCTGGCTCAGCACACGGCCTCAGCGCCAGAGCTGGCGCACGCGATTTAG
- a CDS encoding alpha/beta fold hydrolase gives MQPCTLQKISIQGIGLETLSIAAPAGAEAPTLVFLHEGLGSVRMWRDWPALLCAQLGCAGLVYSRQGYGQSDPVPDVRGPSGQKDGQRHGRLLPDYMHREAWEVLPALLQALGIARPVLLGHSDGGTIALLHASRFHVRGCIVMAPHVMVEPVSLQAITQARQAFEQGPLRQRLAPYHADVDCAFWQWNEVWLSAAFARFDIRGELSGIRAPLLAIQGVDDPYGTLAQIEDIAKAVTHTTLLTLPGCGHSPHRDQADAVLGAVKTFMAQLPKNQS, from the coding sequence ATGCAGCCGTGCACCCTTCAAAAAATAAGCATTCAAGGCATTGGCCTTGAAACCCTGAGCATCGCCGCACCTGCCGGGGCCGAAGCGCCAACCCTCGTGTTTTTGCACGAAGGCCTGGGCAGCGTGCGCATGTGGCGCGATTGGCCTGCCCTGCTGTGCGCCCAATTGGGCTGTGCGGGGCTGGTGTATTCCCGCCAGGGCTATGGCCAGTCTGACCCGGTGCCCGATGTGCGCGGCCCCTCTGGCCAAAAGGATGGCCAGCGGCATGGGCGCTTGTTGCCCGACTACATGCACCGCGAAGCTTGGGAGGTGTTGCCCGCCCTGCTGCAGGCCTTGGGCATCGCGCGGCCCGTGCTGCTGGGGCACTCGGATGGCGGCACCATCGCCTTGCTGCACGCCAGCCGTTTTCATGTGCGCGGGTGCATCGTCATGGCCCCTCACGTCATGGTGGAGCCGGTATCGCTGCAGGCCATCACACAGGCCCGCCAAGCCTTTGAGCAAGGGCCCTTGCGCCAGCGTCTGGCCCCCTACCACGCCGATGTGGACTGCGCCTTCTGGCAATGGAACGAGGTCTGGCTGAGCGCAGCTTTTGCCCGGTTTGACATCCGAGGCGAATTGAGCGGCATCCGAGCACCGCTGCTGGCCATTCAGGGCGTGGATGACCCTTATGGCACGCTGGCCCAGATCGAGGACATCGCCAAAGCTGTAACGCACACCACTTTGCTCACACTGCCGGGCTGCGGCCATTCACCTCACCGCGACCAAGCCGACGCCGTGTTGGGTGCGGTGAAAACCTTCATGGCCCAGTTACCAAAAAATCAGTCATGA
- a CDS encoding polysaccharide deacetylase family protein has product MRRATDTDFGHGLAAAWLALCALASATVQAQATAPGLAEPAACTRPVYLTFDTGHMGTAPLIAQVLQRHKVPVTFFAAHEKTQQGDGSLGDHWAAWWRARGTEGHAFASHTWEHAYWRADLDGPGDVRFRIRPTAGPLAGQNLQWSAQQYCDSLRRAASRLQDLTGQAPLPLFRAPGGKTSPRLLQTARQCGFAHVGWADAGFLGDELPSERYSNAHLLQKALQNIRAGDILMAHLGIWSRQDPWAPAVLEPLIVGLKARGLCFATLREHPQYREAVRLQPLQLAPSPHNLVKPPVPRH; this is encoded by the coding sequence ATGCGCCGCGCAACTGACACTGACTTCGGTCATGGGTTGGCTGCGGCCTGGCTGGCGCTGTGCGCCTTGGCCAGTGCAACGGTCCAAGCCCAAGCCACAGCGCCCGGCCTGGCAGAGCCTGCCGCCTGCACCCGCCCGGTCTACCTCACCTTCGATACCGGCCACATGGGCACAGCCCCTCTGATTGCCCAGGTTCTGCAGCGCCATAAAGTGCCGGTGACTTTTTTTGCCGCGCACGAAAAAACCCAGCAAGGCGATGGCTCCCTCGGAGATCACTGGGCCGCCTGGTGGCGTGCACGCGGGACCGAAGGCCACGCTTTTGCCTCACACACCTGGGAACACGCGTATTGGCGGGCCGACCTCGATGGCCCGGGCGATGTGCGTTTTCGCATCCGCCCCACTGCCGGACCGCTGGCTGGGCAAAACCTGCAGTGGAGCGCCCAGCAGTATTGCGACAGCCTGCGCCGCGCCGCCAGCCGATTGCAAGACCTGACCGGGCAGGCCCCCTTGCCCTTGTTTCGTGCGCCCGGTGGCAAAACCTCGCCCCGGCTGCTGCAAACGGCCCGGCAATGTGGTTTTGCGCATGTGGGCTGGGCGGACGCGGGCTTTTTGGGCGACGAGCTGCCCAGCGAGCGCTACAGCAATGCGCATTTGCTGCAAAAAGCCCTGCAAAACATCCGCGCTGGTGACATTCTGATGGCCCATCTGGGCATCTGGTCGCGCCAGGACCCATGGGCCCCGGCCGTGCTGGAGCCTTTGATTGTGGGCCTCAAGGCCCGGGGCCTGTGTTTTGCCACCTTGCGCGAACACCCCCAATACCGCGAGGCTGTACGCCTGCAGCCTTTGCAGTTGGCACCTTCGCCGCACAATTTAGTGAAGCCTCCCGTGCCCCGACATTGA
- a CDS encoding c-type cytochrome has protein sequence MFLSRQNFTAPRPPASQGQATHPSLRQTSSGFFKGLVWAALALCAGAASAQTPARFADDMAERTRACTACHGDQGRAGPDGYYPRLAGKPAGYLHNQLRNFAQGRRHYDLMARLVDPLTDAYLGEMALYFSKLQLPYPAPTANNAITPERLAKGQQLVTQGDATRGLPACTQCHGVRLTGVQPNVPGLLGLPLDYLNAQLGAWQTAQRRAHAPDCMAEIVKRMPAQDLIAVSSWLARQPLPADTRAAETAPAGPALPEALRCGSAPELSATRQATAPAKAGGQP, from the coding sequence ATGTTTCTAAGCCGTCAGAATTTCACCGCGCCCAGGCCGCCAGCCTCCCAGGGCCAAGCCACACACCCCAGCTTGCGCCAGACCTCCAGCGGGTTTTTCAAAGGCTTGGTTTGGGCCGCATTGGCGCTGTGCGCTGGCGCCGCGAGCGCCCAAACACCGGCCCGCTTTGCCGACGACATGGCCGAGCGCACCCGCGCCTGCACCGCCTGTCACGGTGACCAGGGACGCGCCGGGCCCGATGGTTACTACCCACGCCTGGCGGGCAAACCGGCCGGCTACCTGCACAACCAGCTGCGCAATTTTGCGCAAGGCCGCCGCCACTACGACCTGATGGCCCGCTTGGTTGACCCCTTGACCGACGCGTATCTGGGCGAGATGGCCCTGTACTTTTCCAAGCTCCAATTGCCCTACCCCGCCCCCACCGCCAACAATGCGATCACACCCGAGCGCCTGGCCAAAGGCCAGCAATTGGTGACCCAAGGCGACGCCACCCGTGGCCTGCCCGCCTGCACCCAGTGCCACGGCGTGCGGCTGACAGGTGTTCAGCCCAACGTGCCCGGGCTCTTGGGCTTGCCGCTCGACTACCTGAACGCCCAGTTGGGCGCTTGGCAAACCGCACAACGCCGTGCCCACGCGCCCGATTGCATGGCCGAAATTGTCAAACGCATGCCCGCGCAGGACCTGATCGCGGTGTCGAGTTGGCTGGCCCGCCAGCCCTTGCCTGCCGATACGCGAGCGGCCGAGACCGCCCCGGCTGGCCCGGCCTTGCCCGAGGCCCTGCGCTGCGGCAGCGCCCCCGAACTCTCGGCCACACGCCAGGCCACCGCCCCAGCCAAGGCAGGGGGCCAGCCATGA
- a CDS encoding competence/damage-inducible protein A, giving the protein MSTPMTPNFGLIIIGDEIMSGKRQDKHMPKVIEFMNARGLSLSWAEYVGDTPERITATLQRAFESNDVVFCCGGIGATPDDHTRQCAAKALGLPLALHPEAKRLIQERIQDTAKEQGLAYEPERADNLHRLNMGTFPQGATIIPNPYNKIPGFSCSGPGGSAVHFVPGFPVMAWPMIESVLDTHYSAHFRQDAYVEKSVIVLGAMEATLTPLMESIEAAHPGVKVFSLPSVDHPQWGRHIELGVKGQPADADAAYVALRQGLQAFSVEYGPELVR; this is encoded by the coding sequence ATGAGCACTCCCATGACCCCCAACTTTGGCCTGATCATCATTGGCGACGAAATCATGTCTGGCAAGCGCCAAGACAAACACATGCCCAAAGTCATCGAATTCATGAACGCGCGAGGTCTCAGCCTGAGCTGGGCCGAGTACGTGGGCGACACGCCCGAGCGCATCACCGCCACCTTGCAGCGGGCTTTTGAGTCCAACGATGTGGTGTTTTGCTGTGGCGGCATTGGGGCCACGCCCGACGACCACACGCGCCAATGCGCCGCCAAAGCCTTGGGCTTGCCGCTGGCCTTGCACCCCGAAGCCAAGCGCCTGATCCAGGAGCGCATTCAGGACACGGCCAAAGAGCAAGGCCTGGCCTACGAGCCCGAGCGGGCCGACAACCTGCACCGCCTGAACATGGGCACTTTCCCCCAAGGCGCGACCATCATCCCCAACCCTTACAACAAGATTCCCGGCTTCAGCTGCAGCGGCCCAGGTGGCAGCGCGGTGCACTTTGTGCCCGGCTTTCCAGTCATGGCCTGGCCCATGATCGAGTCGGTGCTCGACACCCACTACAGCGCCCATTTCAGGCAAGACGCCTATGTCGAAAAGTCGGTGATTGTGCTCGGTGCGATGGAAGCCACCCTGACGCCGCTGATGGAATCCATCGAAGCCGCGCACCCGGGTGTGAAAGTGTTCAGCCTGCCCAGTGTGGACCACCCGCAATGGGGCCGCCACATCGAGTTGGGCGTCAAAGGCCAGCCTGCCGATGCCGATGCGGCCTATGTGGCTTTGCGCCAGGGCCTGCAGGCTTTTTCCGTCGAGTACGGCCCCGAATTGGTGCGTTGA
- a CDS encoding sterol desaturase family protein: MDSLIDAFSFLQQSLFEAVVQPLVFAVGQAHLLDKAFEGTGWLVVGLLQIAVLLLVVGPMQRRWPAEPLHDPRAVRVDVVYTLIQRLGLFKLAMFFSFDWLFEQAWGSLRGLGAPTWHLDQVWPGVTDVAWVSFLIYLLVFDFVNYWIHRGQHQLPRWWALHSLHHSQRQMTMWSDNRNHLLDDVLTSLALSVVAVLVGVGPGQFVALVALGQLSENFQHANLRIWFGRVGERLWVSPRFHRRHHSIGIGHEREHQGELRLGGCNYGVLLPWWDMLFGTADFTRRYDPTGIRDQVEKGRDYGQGFWSQQWLGLLRLFGRA; the protein is encoded by the coding sequence ATGGACAGCCTGATCGACGCCTTTTCTTTTTTGCAACAAAGCCTGTTCGAGGCCGTGGTGCAGCCGCTGGTGTTCGCCGTGGGCCAAGCCCACTTGCTCGACAAAGCCTTTGAGGGCACCGGTTGGCTGGTGGTGGGGCTGCTGCAAATCGCGGTCTTGCTCTTGGTGGTGGGCCCGATGCAGCGGCGCTGGCCCGCCGAGCCCCTGCACGACCCCCGGGCCGTGCGGGTGGACGTGGTCTACACCCTGATCCAGCGCCTGGGTCTGTTCAAGCTGGCCATGTTTTTTTCCTTCGACTGGCTCTTTGAGCAAGCCTGGGGCAGCTTGCGTGGCCTGGGTGCACCCACCTGGCACCTCGACCAGGTCTGGCCCGGTGTCACCGATGTGGCCTGGGTCAGCTTTTTGATTTACCTGCTGGTGTTTGATTTTGTGAACTACTGGATCCATCGAGGCCAGCACCAGCTGCCCCGTTGGTGGGCCTTGCACAGCCTGCACCATTCGCAGCGCCAGATGACCATGTGGTCCGACAACCGCAACCACCTGCTTGACGACGTGCTGACCAGTTTGGCCCTGTCGGTGGTGGCGGTGCTGGTGGGTGTGGGGCCAGGCCAGTTTGTGGCCCTGGTGGCGCTGGGCCAATTGAGCGAGAACTTCCAGCACGCCAACTTGCGCATCTGGTTTGGCCGAGTCGGCGAGCGCTTGTGGGTCAGCCCGCGTTTTCACCGGCGCCACCACAGCATTGGCATCGGCCACGAGCGCGAGCACCAAGGCGAGCTGCGCCTGGGCGGCTGCAACTACGGCGTGCTGCTGCCCTGGTGGGACATGCTGTTTGGCACGGCCGATTTCACACGGCGCTACGACCCCACCGGCATCCGCGACCAGGTGGAAAAAGGGCGCGACTACGGGCAGGGCTTTTGGTCGCAGCAGTGGCTGGGCCTGCTGCGCTTGTTTGGGCGGGCTTGA
- a CDS encoding GNAT family N-acetyltransferase encodes MSDIQVRFATLQDAPAVAALHVSACRAAYEGQVPDAHWDATPMPKRVSFWKEAIEYGEPQVMVAVEGKDIVGFVGFDRSRDPKSKNTTGEIWAIYAAPDRIGQGIGLALWDAAREGLEDEDCTDVTVWLPLLHERTLRFHDLAGFKREMNTARTVPLGGVKVEEVRLKRKLG; translated from the coding sequence ATGTCCGATATCCAAGTCCGATTTGCCACCCTCCAAGACGCGCCTGCCGTGGCCGCATTGCATGTGAGCGCCTGCCGCGCCGCCTACGAAGGCCAAGTGCCCGATGCCCACTGGGACGCCACGCCCATGCCCAAACGCGTGTCCTTCTGGAAAGAGGCCATTGAGTACGGCGAGCCGCAGGTCATGGTGGCGGTGGAAGGCAAAGACATCGTGGGCTTTGTGGGCTTTGACCGCTCGCGTGACCCCAAGAGCAAAAACACCACGGGCGAAATCTGGGCCATCTACGCGGCCCCAGACCGCATTGGTCAAGGCATTGGCCTGGCCCTGTGGGACGCGGCCCGCGAAGGGCTGGAAGATGAAGACTGCACCGACGTCACCGTGTGGCTGCCCCTGCTGCACGAGCGCACGCTGCGCTTTCACGACCTGGCGGGCTTCAAGCGTGAGATGAACACCGCACGCACCGTGCCTCTGGGTGGCGTGAAGGTCGAAGAAGTTCGCCTCAAGCGCAAGCTCGGCTGA
- a CDS encoding EI24 domain-containing protein produces the protein MKLLIDSFWRSALYCLYPRVIGLSVLPLVLIVALSGLLGYLYWDTAVTFVRGWLDASDWLDTIWRWFEGVGLGNLKTVVAPLLVIFAFTPLVVVASLLAVSFLMTPALTRMVAERRFAGLQRKHGGSLLRSLGWTFFSLLLALGALVLTLPMWLVPPLALVLPALIWGWLTYRVMAFDVLAEFASADERHTLMARHRMSFLGIGVVTGLMGAAPSLVWASGALFAAAFVILVPVAIWIYTLVFAFSSLWFAHFGLAALQALRDEPQPVTEDNVLSATPAAVSTSPHSAARLGTDAQDPSGGITDVVPRPKL, from the coding sequence ATGAAACTTCTGATCGACTCCTTTTGGCGCTCGGCCCTGTATTGCCTGTATCCGCGGGTGATCGGTCTGTCGGTCTTGCCCTTGGTGCTGATCGTGGCCCTGTCCGGGCTCTTGGGATATTTGTATTGGGACACGGCCGTCACCTTTGTGCGCGGCTGGCTCGACGCCAGCGACTGGCTGGACACGATTTGGCGCTGGTTCGAGGGGGTGGGCTTGGGCAACCTCAAAACCGTGGTGGCCCCCTTGCTGGTGATTTTTGCTTTCACGCCCTTGGTGGTGGTGGCCTCCTTGCTGGCCGTGTCGTTTTTGATGACCCCGGCCCTCACCCGCATGGTGGCCGAGCGGCGTTTTGCAGGTTTGCAGCGCAAGCACGGCGGCAGCTTGCTGCGGAGTTTGGGGTGGACCTTTTTCTCGCTCTTGCTGGCGCTGGGGGCCTTGGTGCTGACCTTGCCCATGTGGCTGGTGCCGCCCCTGGCCTTGGTGCTGCCCGCATTGATTTGGGGATGGCTGACCTACCGCGTCATGGCCTTTGACGTGCTGGCCGAATTTGCCAGCGCCGACGAGCGCCACACCCTCATGGCACGCCACCGCATGAGCTTTTTGGGCATCGGTGTGGTCACCGGACTCATGGGCGCAGCGCCCAGCCTGGTGTGGGCCTCGGGGGCTTTGTTTGCCGCGGCCTTTGTGATTTTGGTGCCCGTCGCCATCTGGATTTACACCCTGGTCTTCGCCTTTTCATCGCTGTGGTTTGCCCATTTTGGCCTCGCTGCCCTGCAGGCCCTGCGGGACGAGCCCCAGCCCGTGACCGAGGACAATGTGTTGTCCGCAACGCCTGCAGCGGTGAGCACTTCGCCACACAGCGCGGCCCGGCTGGGCACTGACGCGCAAGACCCGAGTGGCGGCATCACCGACGTTGTGCCTCGCCCTAAACTCTGA
- a CDS encoding c-type cytochrome, with translation MKNAVLKMNPVQRLGWVTLASVLLLALGVVWDNWGDLLRPQNDNTALTAPATEAQIEQGRYLALAGNCMACHTTRGGTPFAGGRRIDTPFGGVYSNNLTPDPETGLGRWTPQDFWQAMHRGRSKDGRLLAPAFPYNHTSVITRSDSDAIFAWLNTLPPVVQAQPTHTLVWPVGTQPALAVWRSLFFEPSPFQAAPTHSAEWNRGAYLVQGLGHCAACHSPRNALGASGAVNDLSGGLMPVVNWYAPDLTRDTESGLASTPLPEIVRLLRTGASSTAQTSGPMGEVVQHSLQHLTEADLNAMAVYLQSRAQNTPQPTTAKTPTARISLQVATQGTKVYERQCLQCHGEQGAGVTTASGEVAYPALAGNRAVLLSDPTNLVQLVLYGGYGPATQGHPRPFGMPPAVLELDDRDIAAVLTHLRTRWGNQASEVTPLQVNRIRAAQGH, from the coding sequence ATGAAAAACGCTGTGCTCAAGATGAACCCCGTCCAACGCTTGGGCTGGGTCACGCTGGCCAGCGTGTTGCTGCTGGCCTTGGGTGTCGTGTGGGACAACTGGGGCGATCTGCTGAGGCCACAAAACGACAACACGGCCCTCACAGCACCAGCCACCGAAGCCCAGATTGAACAAGGCCGCTACCTTGCCCTGGCAGGCAACTGCATGGCCTGCCACACCACCCGGGGCGGCACCCCTTTTGCGGGGGGGCGCCGCATCGACACGCCCTTTGGTGGCGTTTACAGCAACAACCTCACACCCGACCCCGAAACGGGCCTGGGCCGCTGGACCCCGCAGGACTTCTGGCAAGCCATGCACCGGGGCCGCTCCAAAGATGGGCGCTTGTTGGCCCCGGCTTTCCCGTACAACCACACCAGCGTCATCACCCGCAGTGACAGCGATGCCATTTTTGCTTGGCTGAACACCCTGCCCCCAGTGGTGCAGGCCCAGCCGACCCACACCCTGGTCTGGCCCGTGGGCACACAGCCCGCTCTGGCCGTGTGGCGCAGCCTGTTTTTTGAGCCCAGCCCTTTTCAAGCCGCCCCAACTCACAGCGCCGAATGGAACCGGGGCGCTTACCTGGTGCAAGGCCTGGGCCACTGCGCCGCCTGCCACAGCCCGCGCAATGCGCTGGGGGCCAGCGGCGCGGTGAACGACCTGTCGGGAGGCCTGATGCCCGTGGTCAACTGGTATGCACCCGACCTGACCCGAGACACCGAAAGCGGCCTGGCCAGCACGCCCTTGCCCGAGATCGTGCGCTTGCTGCGCACCGGTGCGTCCAGCACCGCCCAAACCAGCGGCCCCATGGGCGAAGTGGTGCAGCACAGCCTGCAGCACCTGACCGAGGCCGACCTGAACGCCATGGCCGTGTACCTGCAGTCGCGCGCCCAAAACACGCCTCAGCCCACCACGGCCAAGACCCCAACTGCCCGCATCAGCCTGCAGGTGGCCACCCAGGGCACCAAGGTCTACGAGCGCCAGTGTTTGCAATGCCACGGCGAGCAAGGCGCGGGCGTCACCACCGCCTCGGGCGAGGTGGCCTACCCTGCCCTGGCGGGCAACCGCGCCGTGCTGCTGAGCGACCCCACCAACCTGGTGCAGCTGGTGCTGTATGGCGGCTACGGCCCGGCCACCCAGGGCCATCCGCGCCCTTTTGGCATGCCACCTGCTGTGCTGGAGCTGGATGACCGGGACATCGCGGCCGTGCTGACCCACCTGCGCACGCGCTGGGGTAACCAAGCCAGCGAAGTCACCCCCTTGCAGGTCAACCGCATCCGCGCGGCGCAGGGCCACTGA